Within the Senegalia massiliensis genome, the region AAGGAGCAACTAAAGAATCTATAAACGAAATCATATTACTTTTTACTTCTATAATATAGTCAGCCCATTTAGCTATAGGAGATAATTTACCATCTGATATTCCTATAATTGTAGAACCTTGTTCTTTTACATACTTAAGTGCATCCAGTGTTTTTTTTGAATATCTTGGATAACTAATTCCTATTACTACATCATCTTCTGAAACTTGTAGCAATTGTTCAAATATATCACTCATTCCAAAACTAACTACCTTTACATTATCGAGAATAAAACTTAAATAGAAGCCTAAATACCCTGCTAATGCTGTAGAACTTCTAAGACCTAAAATATATACTCTTTTAGCATTTGAGATTTCCTCTATTGCCTCATAGAATATTTTATTATCTAGATTTTCTAATGTAGTCTTCATATTATTAATATCTGTTGTTACAACTTGTTTTACCAAATTTTCTTTATCTGAAAAATCTTCCATTCCTAATCTTTGAACCGTTGTTAATTTGTTTTTTATAAGTTCTTGTAAAGATTTCTGAAGACTAGGATAACCAGAAAATCCTAAAGCGTTAGCAAATCTAACAACTGTAGATTCACTAACGCCAACCATTTCTCCTAATTTAGATGCTGTCATAAATGCTGCTTTATCATAATCTGAAGTTATGTATTCTGCTATAAGCTTTTGTCCTTTACTTAAACGAGAATAGTTAGATTGAATTAATTCATTTAAATCTCTTTTGTGTTCATCCATAGATATCTTCCTTATTAAAAAATATTTAATCCATATTCATATGCTTTTTCATTTTTTTCTTCTGTTCCAGGAGGTACTCTATTTAATATAGCTTGTTTTAAAATCTCTTTATCTACTAATTTTGTTATACCATTAATAGCTCCTAATGCAACAATATTAGAGACTAGTGATGTTCCTACATCTTTTTTAGCTTTATCAAGAATTGGTACTTGATAAATTTTAACATCACTTCTATTAGGTCTTTCTACTCCACTATCTATAATAAGGATACCATCTTTTTTTAAGGAATCCAAGTACTTATCACAAGATTTTTGAGTTAAACTTAATAATATATCACATTTAGATACTTTAGGGTAATTAATATCAGTATTACTTATTATTACCTCAGCCTTACTAGCTCCTCCTCTAGCTTCTGGACCATAAGATTGAGATTGAATTGCATTCTTACCATCATTTAATGCACCTTCTGCTAAAATTATACCTGCTAAAATTAACCCTTGACCTCCAGAACCACTTAACCTAATTTCAGTTTGACTATTCATGCTATACCTCCTGCCTAAACATTTCTATAATCTTTTGATATTCTTCAGTATATTCTGCTTCTTCATTTTTATATAACTCACCAATCACTATCTTATCTTTTAAATCATCTTTTGGAAGTTTATTTAATGCCTTTACATTTATTGAATTATCTTTTAAATATTTCATCATATCAGGTGATTCACCTTTTTTATTTTTTCTTCCATAGTATGTAGGGCATATACTTATAGATTCAACAAATGAAAAGCCTTTGTTTTTTACCCCTTTTACAACTAAATCTTTAATCATTTTTGCATGATAAGCAGTGGCTCTTGCAGTATAAGTTGCACCTGATGCTTTAGCTAGTTCACATAAATCAAAGTTTTTATCAATATTACCATAAGGAGCTGTAGTACCTTTTTCTCTTGTAGGAGTAGTAGGAGAATACTGACCTCCAGTCATTCCATAAATATTATTGTTGAAGACAACTGTAGTAATATCTATATTTCTTCTAGCAGCATGAATTAAATGATTTCCACCTATTGCAGCAGAGTCACCATCTCCAGTAACTACAATTACATGTAACTCAGGATTAGCCATTTTAATACCCGTTGCAAATGCTAAAGCTCTTCCATGAGTAGTATGAAGTGTATTAAAATCCATATATCCAGGAGCTCTCGAAGAACATCCTATTCCAGAGACTATACATACTTTATCTTTTTCTAAACCTAATTCATCTATAGCTTCAACTACAGATTTCATTATTATACCGTGACCACACCCCGGACACCATATATGAGGCAATTTATCCATTCTAAAATATTTTTCTAATAACTTACTAGGCATATATATCCTCCTTAATTTTTTTAATTATTTCATCCGGAGATATTAATTGTCCATTTATTTTATTATATTTATATATTGTTGCCTCTTTATCTGCAACTCTTTCTACTTCTATTAAATATTGTCCTAAATTCATTTCTACAACTAAAATTTTCTTCACCTTTTTTGTTAACTCTTTAATTTGTTTAGTCAAAAATGGCCATATAGTAATCGGTCTAAATAAACCTACTTTTAGTCCATTTTCTCTAGCTTCATTTACTGCACTTTTTGCTGATCTTGCAGTAGCTCCATATGCAACTATAGCAATCTCTGCATCATCCAACATATATTCTTCATAATTAGCTATATCTTCTATATTATCTTCTACCTTATTCACTAACCTACTTACAAGTTCTTCAGCAATTTTAGAGTCGTTGCTAGGAAAGCCAGTCTCATCATGAACTAAACCTGTCACATGATACCTATATCCTTCACCAAAAGAAGCCATCTTAGGAACTAAATCATTTTCCTCAACTTTATATGGCTTATAATCTTTAGGTTCACAATTAGGTTTTACTCTATCAAATATCTCAATTTCGTCTTTATTCGGAATTTCTATTCTTTCTCTTAAATGACCGATAACTTCATCTAATAAAAGAATTACAGGAGTTCTATATTTTTCTGCATAATTAAATGCTTTTATAGTCAAATCAAATGTCTCTCTAACAGAATATGGAGTTAATGCGATCATAGGATGATCACCATGAGTTCCCCATTTAGCTTGCATTACATCTCCTTGTGAAGGCGATGTGGGAAGTCCTGTACTTGGGCCTCCTCTTTGAACATTTACTATAACACAAGGAACTTCAGTTATTGCAGCATACCCTATATTCTCTTGTTTTAATGAAAATCCTGGTCCACTAGTAGCTGTCATAGATTTTAAACCAGCTAATGCCCCCCCTATCACTGCAGCCATGCCAGCAATCTCATCTTCCATTTGGATAAATTTTCCCCCTACTCTTGGAAGTCTTAAAGAAGATATCTCTGCAATTTCCGTAGATGGAGTTATTGGATACCCTGCATAAAATTTCATTCCTGCTGCAAGGGCACCTTCTACACAAGCTTCATTTCCTTGCATTAATTTAACTTTATTTTCCATGTTCTTCATCTCCTTCAATATAAATAGCGTAATCAGGACATCTAAGTTCACATAAACCACATTTTATACAAATATCTTCATTATCTATGTTAATCACACCATTTTCTAAAGTTAAAACACCTTTGGGACACAATTCAACACAAATCCCGCAACCTTTACACCAATCTTTACTTACCACTAATTTTTTATTAATTTTTGTGGTCACTATAAAGCCCCCTTTAATATTGTTAATTAAATATTATCAAAAATATATCATGCATGCAAGTTTTATTTCATTTTTTTGTTAAATTTAATATTTTTGCAAGTTTTATTTCATATTATGCATATTTTAAATATCTTTTATTTTTTAAAAATTGTACTTAAAGGTTTTAAATAAGTAATTTAATAAGAATTTATAAATATTATCAAAAATATATATTGCAAGAATTATTTATTTAATTTCATTTTATATATAATCCCCTTATTATATTTTATAAAATATAATAAGGGGATTATATATAACTATTTATACTACAGGATAAGTATTTTCATCTTTATTTAATAAATTACTGTCTATATTATACTTTTGAGCTTGACGATATTTAAAGTATTTTATAGCTACTTGTGGGAATAATGCATATGATAATACATCTTCTTCTTGCTCAATATACTCTTTAATTTCTTCTCTATAATTATCTAGTTCAGGTTTAAGTAAATCTGCAGGTCGTCCTGTATAAATTTCTTCATTACCTATTATCTTTTTTATTATTTCATCCTTTATTGGAATTGTAGGTTTTCCATATAAACCTTTTACATAATTTTTAATCTCAGTAGGTATCATTTTATATCTTTCATCTAAAACTACATTAAATACAGCCTGTGTGCCTACCATTTGACTCATTGGAGTAACTAACGGTGGGTATCCAAGATCTTCTCTCACCTTTGGAACTTCTTCTAAAACTTCTTCAAATTTGTCAATAGCTCCTTGACCCTCTAATTGAGAAACTAAATTAGATAACATACCTCCTGGTACTTGATAAATCAAAGTTTTAGTATTAACTCCTAATACTTTGGACTTTAATAAACCTTCTTTTTCATATTTATTTCGAAGCTTTGTAAAATATTCAGCAATTTCATTTAAATTATTCATATCATAATCTGGTTCTCTTCCTGAACCTTTTAAAGAAGATAACATAGGTTCTGTCGCTGGTTGACTTGTACCATTTCCCAAAGGTGATAATGCAGTATCAATAATATCAACCCCCGCTTCTACACCTTTCATGTATGTTTGATTTGCTATACCACTAGTAAAATGAGAGTGTAACTGAATTGGTATATTTATTGCTTCTTTCATTTTTGTTATTAATTCATAAGCATCATAAGGAAGTAATATTCCTGACATATCTTTAATACATATAGAATCTGCACCCATACTTTCCATTTCTTTTGCTAGATTTAAATAATAATCAATGTCATGAACTGGACTTGTAGTAAAAGATATTGCAGTTTGTGCATGTCCTCCTGCTTTTTTTGTAGCATTTAATGCAGTTTTTAAATTTCTTGTATCATTTAATGCATCAAATATTCTAACTATATCTATCCCATTTTCAATTGCCTTTTTAACAAATTCTTCTACTACATCATCAGGATAATTTTTATAACCTAAAATATTCTGACCTCTCAATAACATTTGTAGTTTCGTATTTTTAATAGCTTTTCTTAATTTTCTTAACCTTTCCCATGGATCTTCATTTAAAAACCTCAAACAAGCATCAAACGTGGCACCTCCCCACATCTCTAAAGAATGATAACCAACTTTATCAAGCTTTTCAGCAATTGGTAACATTTCTTCTGTTTTCATTCTAGTTGCCATTAAAGATTGATGAGCATCTCTTAAAATTGTTTCTGTAAACTTTACACTTTCCATTATGTGCCTCCTTAAGATATTTTTTCAATACAAAAAATAATAGGTGGATTATTAATTTGATTCAAAAAATCCATTTTTACTACAGTGAATTTTTTTTGATTTAATATAGTTAAGTAATTTTCAATTTCGTTTTTTTCCCTCATTCCGCCTTCATGTCCGTAATATGATACTACAATTAGTATACCCTTTATATGTAAAAAAGACAATATTGATTTAATTGCTTCTATTGTAGATTCCGGTTTAGTAATTATGGAATGATCACCTTTAGGTAAATAACCTAAATTAAATACAGCAAAATCTATTTTATTTGTAATATAATTGCTAATATTTGAATGACTATCATATATTAGATCCACTCTATTATAAAGATCATTCTTCTTTAAAAGATCAGTAGTATTATCTATAGCTAATTTCTGAATATCAAAACCATAAACTTTGCCTAACTCCCCTACTTTTTGAGCTAATTTCAATGTATCATTCCCATTACCTACTGTAGCATCAACTACTATCATACCTTCTTTTACTTTTTGATTTATAATATTATTTGAAATATTAATAGCATTTGATAAAAAGTTATTTTTCATTTATTTCATCCTTAATGTATCTTATTTCTTTATCTGTTAAAAACCTATAATCTCCTTCTTTTAAATTATTTAATCTTATATCTCCAAAACTAATTCTTTTCAATTTAATAACAGTATGATTAATTTTTTCACACATTTTTCTAACCTGTCTATTTTTACCTTCATGAATAGTTATTTTAAGTGTTGATTTATCTTTATTCTTTTTGATAATTTTAATATCTGCTGGAGAAGTTATATAATCTTCAATTTTTAATCCTTCTTTAAATTCTTTTAATTCTTCATTGTTTGGAATACCTTTAACCTCTGCTATATAAGTTTTATTAACTTCATGACTAGGATGAGTCATTTTATAAGTTAAATCTCCATCATTGGTTAATAATAATAAACCTGATGTATCATAATCCAGTCTACCAACAGGATATATTCTTTGATCTACTTTAGAGACTAAGTCAATAACTGTCTTTCTATTAAATTGATCTGAAACACTTGTTATATAGCCAACAGGTTTATTTAAAATTATATATATTTTTTCTTTCTCTAAAGATATTTCTTTATTGTCTACTTTTATAATATCCTTTTTAGGGTCAACTTTAAATCCTAACTTTTTAATCATTGTATTATTTACAGTTACCCTTCCATCTAATATTATTTTTTCTGATTTTCTTCTAGATGCTATCCCAGCTTTTGCCATAAATTTTTGTAATCTCATATCAACCTACCTTTTATTATATGAATATATATATATATCATAACATAGTTTTATATTTATTATAAATCAATTTTATAACAAAAGGACTTTTAAATTAAAAGTCCTTTGAAAAAAAATATTCTATTTTATTATTTAATTTTGTAAATATAGATTTTTCTTTTAATCTTTCATTAAGAATAATATTACTTTTATAAATAGTATTATTCTTTAACTTTATTACAATTTTAGAAACTACATATCCTTTTTCTACAGGAGCAATTAAGCTGTCTTTCGTATTTATTAATATATCTATCTCTTCTAGTTCATCTTCTTGTAAAGGATAAGTAAATGTTTGAGGAATAAAAATAGGTAATTGTTGAATATTACTATTTTTAATATTTAAGTATTCAATAAAATTATCTTTTCTTATAATTGTTGTTCTTTTATAATTTTCAAATCCGTAATCAAACAATTTATAACTATTTTCAAACCAATTATTATCATCTAATACAACTGCAATAAGTTGCATATTATCCCTTGTAGCACTCGCAACTAAACAACGACCCGCTAATTTAGTATATCCTATTTTAACACCATCTCCGCCTTTGTATTGAGTTAATGTTTTATTTTTATTATAAAAATGTGATGGACTTTTTCTATCTGGAACATAATCATTAGTTTTTGATATTTCTCTAAAAATTTCATTTTTTAATGCTTCTCTAGTAATAATAGCTAAATCATAAGCTGTGCTATAATGATCTTCAGAGTGTAATCCATGTGGGTTTGTAAAATTTGTATTTTTAGCGCCAATTTCTTTAGCCCTTTTATTCATTAGCACAGAAAAATTTTCAACACTACCTGCAATTTCGTGTGCAATTGCAACTGCAGCATCATTTCCTGACCTAAGCATAAGACCAAAAATTAAATCTTTTAATTTGATTTTTTCGTTGGGTTTTAAATAAATACTAGATCCCTCTATTTCAGTCCATTCCTTTTTTATAGTTACTACTTTATTTAAATCTCCTTTTTCAATAGCAATTAAAGCTGTCATTATTTTTGTAGTACTCGCTATAGGGAGCTTTTGAGAAATATTTTTAGAGTAAAGAATTCTTCCACTATCCCTTTCTATAAGTATGGCACTTTTTGCAGATATATTTTCATTAATTGCAAATACCGTAGTTGAAATCATAGATATCATTATAGTTACTAATATAGTTAATAAAGTTATTCTCTTATACAAATAATCACCTCTCATTCAACTGAATGATATTAATTTTTTTCACTATCCATATTTTTGTTGTTTTTAGATTTATCTTTAAATGAACTGCTTACTTTTGGCAAAAGCTCCAATATACTATTTATTATATTACTACCTTGGTCTACAGGTAGTAATTTCATTTTACCATTTCCTGCAACTATGAAAGCTACAGGTTGAACTGATACACCAGCACCTGATCCGCCACCAAAAGGCATTTTAGAATTTGTATTTTCAGTTTCTTTTGTAGATATGTTTTTTTCTCTCCTAAATTCACTCCCACCAGATGCAAATCCCAATGAAACTTTAGATATTGGTATAATAACTAATCCATCGGGAGTTTCAACTGGTTCCCCTACTATAGTATTCACATCTACCATTTCTTTAAGTGATTCCATTGTTGAATTCATTAATCCTTCAATAGGATGATTATCCATAAGTTATTCACCACCTTTTA harbors:
- a CDS encoding MurR/RpiR family transcriptional regulator → MDEHKRDLNELIQSNYSRLSKGQKLIAEYITSDYDKAAFMTASKLGEMVGVSESTVVRFANALGFSGYPSLQKSLQELIKNKLTTVQRLGMEDFSDKENLVKQVVTTDINNMKTTLENLDNKIFYEAIEEISNAKRVYILGLRSSTALAGYLGFYLSFILDNVKVVSFGMSDIFEQLLQVSEDDVVIGISYPRYSKKTLDALKYVKEQGSTIIGISDGKLSPIAKWADYIIEVKSNMISFIDSLVAPLSIINALIIGVGIKNKKDVSTYLSKLENLWQEYDIYEEKEKK
- a CDS encoding 2-oxoacid:acceptor oxidoreductase family protein, whose amino-acid sequence is MNSQTEIRLSGSGGQGLILAGIILAEGALNDGKNAIQSQSYGPEARGGASKAEVIISNTDINYPKVSKCDILLSLTQKSCDKYLDSLKKDGILIIDSGVERPNRSDVKIYQVPILDKAKKDVGTSLVSNIVALGAINGITKLVDKEILKQAILNRVPPGTEEKNEKAYEYGLNIF
- a CDS encoding 2-oxoacid:ferredoxin oxidoreductase subunit beta, producing MPSKLLEKYFRMDKLPHIWCPGCGHGIIMKSVVEAIDELGLEKDKVCIVSGIGCSSRAPGYMDFNTLHTTHGRALAFATGIKMANPELHVIVVTGDGDSAAIGGNHLIHAARRNIDITTVVFNNNIYGMTGGQYSPTTPTREKGTTAPYGNIDKNFDLCELAKASGATYTARATAYHAKMIKDLVVKGVKNKGFSFVESISICPTYYGRKNKKGESPDMMKYLKDNSINVKALNKLPKDDLKDKIVIGELYKNEEAEYTEEYQKIIEMFRQEV
- a CDS encoding 2-oxoacid:acceptor oxidoreductase subunit alpha, which translates into the protein MENKVKLMQGNEACVEGALAAGMKFYAGYPITPSTEIAEISSLRLPRVGGKFIQMEDEIAGMAAVIGGALAGLKSMTATSGPGFSLKQENIGYAAITEVPCVIVNVQRGGPSTGLPTSPSQGDVMQAKWGTHGDHPMIALTPYSVRETFDLTIKAFNYAEKYRTPVILLLDEVIGHLRERIEIPNKDEIEIFDRVKPNCEPKDYKPYKVEENDLVPKMASFGEGYRYHVTGLVHDETGFPSNDSKIAEELVSRLVNKVEDNIEDIANYEEYMLDDAEIAIVAYGATARSAKSAVNEARENGLKVGLFRPITIWPFLTKQIKELTKKVKKILVVEMNLGQYLIEVERVADKEATIYKYNKINGQLISPDEIIKKIKEDIYA
- a CDS encoding indolepyruvate ferredoxin oxidoreductase subunit alpha codes for the protein MTTKINKKLVVSKDWCKGCGICVELCPKGVLTLENGVINIDNEDICIKCGLCELRCPDYAIYIEGDEEHGK
- a CDS encoding oxaloacetate decarboxylase subunit alpha; protein product: MESVKFTETILRDAHQSLMATRMKTEEMLPIAEKLDKVGYHSLEMWGGATFDACLRFLNEDPWERLRKLRKAIKNTKLQMLLRGQNILGYKNYPDDVVEEFVKKAIENGIDIVRIFDALNDTRNLKTALNATKKAGGHAQTAISFTTSPVHDIDYYLNLAKEMESMGADSICIKDMSGILLPYDAYELITKMKEAINIPIQLHSHFTSGIANQTYMKGVEAGVDIIDTALSPLGNGTSQPATEPMLSSLKGSGREPDYDMNNLNEIAEYFTKLRNKYEKEGLLKSKVLGVNTKTLIYQVPGGMLSNLVSQLEGQGAIDKFEEVLEEVPKVREDLGYPPLVTPMSQMVGTQAVFNVVLDERYKMIPTEIKNYVKGLYGKPTIPIKDEIIKKIIGNEEIYTGRPADLLKPELDNYREEIKEYIEQEEDVLSYALFPQVAIKYFKYRQAQKYNIDSNLLNKDENTYPVV
- a CDS encoding tRNA (mnm(5)s(2)U34)-methyltransferase; its protein translation is MKNNFLSNAINISNNIINQKVKEGMIVVDATVGNGNDTLKLAQKVGELGKVYGFDIQKLAIDNTTDLLKKNDLYNRVDLIYDSHSNISNYITNKIDFAVFNLGYLPKGDHSIITKPESTIEAIKSILSFLHIKGILIVVSYYGHEGGMREKNEIENYLTILNQKKFTVVKMDFLNQINNPPIIFCIEKIS
- a CDS encoding pseudouridine synthase, with amino-acid sequence MRLQKFMAKAGIASRRKSEKIILDGRVTVNNTMIKKLGFKVDPKKDIIKVDNKEISLEKEKIYIILNKPVGYITSVSDQFNRKTVIDLVSKVDQRIYPVGRLDYDTSGLLLLTNDGDLTYKMTHPSHEVNKTYIAEVKGIPNNEELKEFKEGLKIEDYITSPADIKIIKKNKDKSTLKITIHEGKNRQVRKMCEKINHTVIKLKRISFGDIRLNNLKEGDYRFLTDKEIRYIKDEINEK
- a CDS encoding D-alanyl-D-alanine carboxypeptidase family protein yields the protein MYKRITLLTILVTIMISMISTTVFAINENISAKSAILIERDSGRILYSKNISQKLPIASTTKIMTALIAIEKGDLNKVVTIKKEWTEIEGSSIYLKPNEKIKLKDLIFGLMLRSGNDAAVAIAHEIAGSVENFSVLMNKRAKEIGAKNTNFTNPHGLHSEDHYSTAYDLAIITREALKNEIFREISKTNDYVPDRKSPSHFYNKNKTLTQYKGGDGVKIGYTKLAGRCLVASATRDNMQLIAVVLDDNNWFENSYKLFDYGFENYKRTTIIRKDNFIEYLNIKNSNIQQLPIFIPQTFTYPLQEDELEEIDILINTKDSLIAPVEKGYVVSKIVIKLKNNTIYKSNIILNERLKEKSIFTKLNNKIEYFFSKDF
- the ytfJ gene encoding GerW family sporulation protein encodes the protein MDNHPIEGLMNSTMESLKEMVDVNTIVGEPVETPDGLVIIPISKVSLGFASGGSEFRREKNISTKETENTNSKMPFGGGSGAGVSVQPVAFIVAGNGKMKLLPVDQGSNIINSILELLPKVSSSFKDKSKNNKNMDSEKN